The bacterium genome includes the window CGTCTGTCCAGCCGCAACGTTTTTCTCAATGGCTTCTTTACCGGAGGGGAACTTGACGACGACATCGTATTTCTTTGTCGCGTCGACACCGAAATGCTGCTGGAGCGGGTTGCCGGGGAATGTTCCGCTGCCCGCTATCACCTCACGGAATCCACGGAGCGCCTTCGAATCCTTCGCCCTTCCGGCATCGTAGACCCACACCTTGCTCATGACCGCGGAACGGTTCGAGGTTGTCCCTTCGAGGTTGACTTTCAGGAAGTTCTTGTTATTCGTTTTGTTCTCGAAAAGAAACCACTTTCCGGGATTGCTTGCGCTCTGCCTGCGCCAGTTGCCGCCGACAAGGTCGAGGTCGCCGTCGCCGTCGAGGTCGCCGAGCGCCAGTCCATGCCCGTAAAACCACGATCCGCCGGTTTTTTCATGGGATTCGGTGAATTTCCCCGTGCCGTCGTTGATGAGAACGAGCGCATCGAACCAGCTGTTGGTGACTATGATGTCGAGGTCGCCGTCATTGTCGATATCGCCCATAGTGCAGCCGCGGGAATTGGTCTCGATGTCGACACCCGCCTGATGCGAAACATCGGTGAATGTGCCGTTCCCGTTGTTGCGGAACAGCGAGTTGGCGCCCCATTTCTTGTCGGGGTACACCGGGCCGGCGCTGTTGGCGAGAAACAGGTCCTGGTCGCCGTCGTTGTCGACATCGCCCCAGAAACAGGTGATGTTGGTGCCCTGCGCGGCAAGCCCGAGCTCTTTTGTGACATCGGTGAATGTGCCGTCTCCGTTGTTGCGGTAGAGGACGCGGGTGAGCGGCTCATTGGGATTGTCGTTGATGTTCCCGACATACAGATCGGGATCGCCGTCGTTGTCGTAATCGCAGAAGGAGCAGCAGTAGCCGTTGCCGCGGTCGGCGACACCGGCCTTCACACCGATATCGGTGAACGTGCCGTCTCCGTTGTTCACATAGAGGGAGTTGGCGCAGTCCATGCCGCTGCGGTACCCGCCCTCGGAAACATAGATATCGAGCAGACCGTCGCCGTTGACATCGGCGGTCGTCACACCGCACGAATAATTCGGTCCTCCCATGAGACCGGCCTTTTTAGCGCATTCAACGAATCCCTCATCATAGCCGAGATAGAACGAGTTGGGCTGGTCTGTCTCGCCGCGTATCTGCGTCAGGGCTTCGAGATTGTTCGCCACAAACAGGTCGAGATAGCCGTTGTTATCGAAATCGGCCCAGACAATGCCGTGGGTGTCGTGAATATCGTCGACACGCATGACCCGGGACATGTCCTTGAATTTGAGGTTTCCCTCGTTCTGGAACAGCTTGTTATAGGAATAGACCACGCTCACGTAGATGTCAAGGTCGCCGTCTCTGTCCCAGTCACCCATTGCAATGCATTTTCCCCAGCCCTGGTGATCGAACCCCGACCCATCGGTCACATCACGGAATATCGTGCCGTTGAGAAACAGATTCCTCGGCTCGTACTGCGCATATACGGCGCATGCAGCCACTACCGTAAGAATCAGCGCGAAAATAAGCACACGTTTCATAAATCACTCCTTCATACCGGTTGTTTAAAAAATAATCAGTAAATATATTTCGCCAAAAAAATGACAGTGTCAAGAAATATAAGATATTCCGGGTATCAAGTTAAATCAGCACACATCATTGATCCCCCTCGGCTTCGCGTATCCCCCTTATAAAACAAAGAGGGAGCCGATCCATTTTCCCCCCTTAAAAAGGGGGGATGCCGCAGGCAGGGGGGATAATATGCTATCGGGAAAAAATATCAACTTTGATTTAAAAAGGTTCTCATGCTTACCAAACTGGATAACCGGATTCTTTTTTTGATATGGGAACATTACTTCGGGAGGAACAGTGTTTATCGACCGATCACCTTGAACACTTTATCGACCAGTCCCTTCGCTTCTTCCGTAGTCGGAGCCTCGGCTATGATCCTTACCACCGGTTCGGTGTTGGACCCGCGAACATGGACCCAGGAAACGGGGAATATGATCTTGATACCATCCCTGGCATCCATTTTCTCTCCGGCAAAAGCGGCTTTGAGCGGCTCGATCCATGTTCCTTTTGCGGAAATGGCAGCTTTTTCCTTGATCATCGAATAGCGGGGGAACTCATCGGCCAGAGCGCTGACCGTTTTGTCCCGCTCAGCCATGATCTGAAGGATGAGCGCCATGCCGAGAACCGCATCACGCCCGTAATGGAGAGAAGGAAAAATCACTCCGCCGTTTCCCTCGCCTCCTATTGCGGCGCTGTATTCGCGCATGGTTTCCACTACATTGATCTCACCGACCGGCGAGCGATAGACAACCGAACCGTGCCGGGCGGCAGCATCGTCGATCAGACGTGATGTCGAAAGGTTGCAGGCAGCCGGTTTACCCGTCTTATCCATGATGTAATCGGCGGCAAGCGCCAGTGTGTATTCCTCACCGAGTGCCTCGCCCCGTTCGTTGACGATTGACAGGCGGTCCACATCGGGATCGACAGCGAATCCGACATCAGCGTCGCATTCCCTGACAAAGGAGCAGAGATCGCCGATATTTTCCGCAACCGGCTCGGCGCCATGGGGAAACTGACCGGTGGGCTCGGCATAGAGAGCATGAACCGTGCATCCGAGGCGATCGAGCAGCTCGCCACAGATCGATCCACCCGCGCCGTGAACCGTATCGACACATACCGTAAAACCGCGCGAGGCTATCAGATCACGGTCAATCACATCGAGATCGAGAACAGCCTCGATATGGTAATCGTCCGCAAAACACCATGACGATAACGATACGGTGGAAGATGCAGCTTCGCCGGGCGATGTCGATTCATATTTTTTTACCAGTTCGGCACCCTGTGAAGCGTTGAGAAAAATTCCATCCGGCCCGAGAAATTTGAGGCCGTTCCATTCGCCGGGATTATGACTTGCGGTGATGATGATTCCTCCCGAGGCGCGACAGGCGACCACAGCCATTTCGGTCGTCGGCGTCGATGCGATCCCAAGATCGATTATATCGGAACCGGCGCAGGTCAGTCCTTCGATAACCGCCTGAGTGATAATGGGGCCGCTCACACGGGAATCTCTGCCGACGATAACCTTTTTACCGTAGAGCTGCCCGAAAACACATGCAAACCGCTGTGCTATCTCCTCTGTCAAACCATCCCCGTAAACTCCCCGGACACCGGATATTCCTATCATCAAACGAGGCACATAATCCTCCCATAATCACACATAAAATCAGCCGACTCTTTTTAACCCGATATTATGGTGTATTCGTCCTATGCAGATTACTATGGAATCAGTGTTTGTCAACGAACCGTACATACCCGAACCGCTCGGGAACATGGTATGAGAAGAGCTTGAGCGGAGACCATCCTGACAGCTCGATATTATCGTCCCCGGTTCGGGAGCGCTCGTAACGGTTAATGTTGATACGCCAGACATCGCCCGGTTTCGGAGGAATGTTCGCCGAACCGGCAATTTTTCCGAAACCTTTCCAGGGCAGAGCGAACTCGAAAACAGAGCCGAGATCGGTGTCCTGTCTGTTGTTTATGGTGCCGTAATTCACGACAGCATGCTGCATTCCTTCAAGCGTCCATGTATAGAGATCGGTCCAGTCCACGGGGGAACCGTCCTGGTATTTGAAATCATTCCGCGGAATCCAGAGATCGTTGATGGTGTTGAGACAGTTTATATGGATTTCGGCATAATCCTTGCCATCACCATCGGGATCGATAAACAGCTCGACAGTCTCCTCCTGGCAGAGGCAGTCCTTGTCCCTGATGGTCATGGTGCTCCAGATATCTGGATCATCCACGGTAACGAGGATATAGAGATTATCCTCGTCCCAGAGCATCTTCGCGCATGTCCGGAAACCGACGGTAAGGTCGCCTTTTTTCTGGAATCTCGTAAATTCTCCGACCTCGGGCGCAAGCTGCCAGGCAAATTCATCGCCGACACCATCAACGACAATCGACCCGCTTTTCACCATGCAGTCGTAATGACGTTCCCAGTCGACATCCTCGACCTGAGCCCATGCCGATGTTTCCATCCCTAAAAACATGCAAAGTAAAGTAAAAATCCCCTTTTTCATACGTGTTCCCTTTCATAAAACACGGCGTTGAAATATAAATTCAGCATTTTCGTCTCATTGTAAAAGTTATACCGGATCACTAATGAAAAAACGCCGTAAAGCATAAAGGCACAAAAAGACATAATAGATTATTAATACTATATTTAGTGATAATTATCCATCAGGGTCAGATAATACAAATCCGCGAAAACCCACCCGATAAGCGAAAAACAGTATTCCAGTAAATTTGTAAATTGAATGGATTGTACAAAGAAAAAAATAAATTATATAAAAGTAAAGCCTTATTTAATGCTTCGGTTATTTAACAGTGACATCGGATGACGTTATACCGAACTTGTTTCGGCATCTATTCCTGATATCGGTATCATAATTTATTCGCCGGAGCAATAATGCCTATAATAAAAGAGGGCGGTGAAAAAGAATCTTTTCACACGCCCGATCCCGATACTGTTCCGGCAGTTATTTATTGAGAATCATCGGTACGCTTTTCAGATCATCGGGGATGATGATGATTGTATTGTTGGGCGAATTGATAAGCTGCTTGAGCATTTCGATACGATACCACTGAATGTAGCTCGAAGTCAGTCCCTGGGCGATAATCTTGTTTGCATCGCTGATACCGACCGCTTCGATTTTTTTCCGCTCGGCCTCGCGTTCCTCTTTCTGGAGCACGAATACCATTTTCTGGGCTTCCTGTTCGGCTTTGAGTTTTTCCTCGATAGCGTTGGTCACCATATCGGGAAGCCTGATACTCCTCAGGAGCACCTTTTCGATGATAATGCCGCGTTCCGTGAGAGACTGCTGAAGATCCTCATAGAGGGCCTGGGTTATGATTTCCCTTCCCGCCGTATAGAGGGCCTTGGCATCATAGCGCACCGATACCGTGCGGGCGGCGCTCCTGAACGAAGGCAGAATCACGATTCTGTCAAACTGCGGGCCTATCGTCCTGAATATTTCCGAAGCATTATCGGGTTTGATCCGGTACAGAATCGAAACATCGAGATCGACCTGAAGACCTTCCTGGGAAGGCACATTCATGGTTTCCTGCATTTCCTTTGTTTTTATCGAAAATGTATGGACACGCATCAGGGGATTGACCAGGTTGACACCCGAATTGATTTCCCTGTCCGATACTTTTCCGAAGAGGTCGAGTACTCCGACTTCACCCGGGCCGATAATTCTCAAACAGCTCCCGGCAAAGAGGATTATTCCGAGCACAATGCCGATTTTTCCGAACAGGGTGATGGATGAAGCCCGAAAATCCCCTCTTTTATGAGCGGCATTTCCGATAATAATGAAAATGGCACTAATGATAATAACAACCAGGCCGGCAAAAAACATAGTATAGCCTCCGCTGTTTAATTGTGTATGGTACAGTCACAGATTCCGTTTCTTTTATTACTACAGAAAACCTTAGCAATTTATTCATCTGCTTCCAAAATGGCTCATAAACCGGTGAAAGTCAATTAACGTTTTTCCGGGGATATGTAACGGACATCACTGCTTTCCCGTCAGGTTCATGGTATTATTGCTCTGGCGAACATGCAGTCATAGTGAAGGGTCTCATGATATATCATGTCCGTGTCCATTTTCTCAACGGTGCCGTAAACATATCCACCGGAGCGGTATGATCGATTAATCCCGATGAAACACCATATCTTTTCATAAAAACAGGAACAAACTTATACAATGAAACGTACAATGTAGGTAAAAAGTGATAGCTCTATGTATCCTGAAATACTATATTGATATAAAAGTATAAAAACGGTAAATATATTATTGGATGAATTATGGATATGATAAAAAAGACAATT containing:
- a CDS encoding CRTAC1 family protein, which codes for MKRVLIFALILTVVAACAVYAQYEPRNLFLNGTIFRDVTDGSGFDHQGWGKCIAMGDWDRDGDLDIYVSVVYSYNKLFQNEGNLKFKDMSRVMRVDDIHDTHGIVWADFDNNGYLDLFVANNLEALTQIRGETDQPNSFYLGYDEGFVECAKKAGLMGGPNYSCGVTTADVNGDGLLDIYVSEGGYRSGMDCANSLYVNNGDGTFTDIGVKAGVADRGNGYCCSFCDYDNDGDPDLYVGNINDNPNEPLTRVLYRNNGDGTFTDVTKELGLAAQGTNITCFWGDVDNDGDQDLFLANSAGPVYPDKKWGANSLFRNNGNGTFTDVSHQAGVDIETNSRGCTMGDIDNDGDLDIIVTNSWFDALVLINDGTGKFTESHEKTGGSWFYGHGLALGDLDGDGDLDLVGGNWRRQSASNPGKWFLFENKTNNKNFLKVNLEGTTSNRSAVMSKVWVYDAGRAKDSKALRGFREVIAGSGTFPGNPLQQHFGVDATKKYDVVVKFPSGKEAIEKNVAAGQTIKIVEPK
- the glmM gene encoding phosphoglucosamine mutase, which produces MPRLMIGISGVRGVYGDGLTEEIAQRFACVFGQLYGKKVIVGRDSRVSGPIITQAVIEGLTCAGSDIIDLGIASTPTTEMAVVACRASGGIIITASHNPGEWNGLKFLGPDGIFLNASQGAELVKKYESTSPGEAASSTVSLSSWCFADDYHIEAVLDLDVIDRDLIASRGFTVCVDTVHGAGGSICGELLDRLGCTVHALYAEPTGQFPHGAEPVAENIGDLCSFVRECDADVGFAVDPDVDRLSIVNERGEALGEEYTLALAADYIMDKTGKPAACNLSTSRLIDDAAARHGSVVYRSPVGEINVVETMREYSAAIGGEGNGGVIFPSLHYGRDAVLGMALILQIMAERDKTVSALADEFPRYSMIKEKAAISAKGTWIEPLKAAFAGEKMDARDGIKIIFPVSWVHVRGSNTEPVVRIIAEAPTTEEAKGLVDKVFKVIGR
- a CDS encoding carbohydrate-binding family 9-like protein, yielding MKKGIFTLLCMFLGMETSAWAQVEDVDWERHYDCMVKSGSIVVDGVGDEFAWQLAPEVGEFTRFQKKGDLTVGFRTCAKMLWDEDNLYILVTVDDPDIWSTMTIRDKDCLCQEETVELFIDPDGDGKDYAEIHINCLNTINDLWIPRNDFKYQDGSPVDWTDLYTWTLEGMQHAVVNYGTINNRQDTDLGSVFEFALPWKGFGKIAGSANIPPKPGDVWRININRYERSRTGDDNIELSGWSPLKLFSYHVPERFGYVRFVDKH
- a CDS encoding prohibitin family protein, encoding MFFAGLVVIIISAIFIIIGNAAHKRGDFRASSITLFGKIGIVLGIILFAGSCLRIIGPGEVGVLDLFGKVSDREINSGVNLVNPLMRVHTFSIKTKEMQETMNVPSQEGLQVDLDVSILYRIKPDNASEIFRTIGPQFDRIVILPSFRSAARTVSVRYDAKALYTAGREIITQALYEDLQQSLTERGIIIEKVLLRSIRLPDMVTNAIEEKLKAEQEAQKMVFVLQKEEREAERKKIEAVGISDANKIIAQGLTSSYIQWYRIEMLKQLINSPNNTIIIIPDDLKSVPMILNK